One Micromonospora sp. WMMD812 genomic window carries:
- a CDS encoding TIR-like protein FxsC: MPLFFLSYAQDDNRSGQVQEFFGDLSEAVAGLAGVGWHEAGFIDGQMLLGTTWSHDLADALSTSSCLIALTSPRYVVSDYCGREFRVFADRVDEHERQFHLRPPALVPIRWIPCDRLPSVIGQFQYRNFPTGSVYAQDGLLTLKQRRRHQDEYQDFVDALARHIVHTARDHALPRPAQRPVLAKVTSAFGEPARSETGAGPAAAAPTPRATSARHVYFVLAAGSSAELVGSRPGTEERYGAVSRDWRPYQPEVDAPIGSWAGAIATTKSYGWTVEDAVDLAAVRDWARAHNQIVVLVVDVWSADLPRYQLSLVGYDREVESIAPVLVPWTAADDAAAGGNRRMWDTLARVLPHHVLRNDREVWRTEIPTSARFQEELEGVLVVAQGRIYRTGTVYQEPTSDGPGQRPILEGP, encoded by the coding sequence GTGCCACTCTTCTTCCTGAGCTACGCCCAAGACGACAACCGCAGCGGTCAGGTGCAGGAGTTCTTCGGCGATCTCAGTGAGGCGGTGGCCGGGCTGGCCGGGGTCGGCTGGCACGAGGCGGGATTCATCGACGGTCAGATGCTGCTCGGCACCACCTGGTCGCACGACCTGGCCGACGCGCTCTCCACCAGCTCCTGCCTGATCGCGCTGACCTCGCCGCGCTACGTGGTCAGTGACTACTGTGGACGGGAGTTCCGCGTCTTCGCCGACCGGGTCGACGAGCATGAGCGGCAGTTCCACCTGCGCCCGCCGGCGCTGGTGCCGATCCGGTGGATCCCGTGCGACCGGCTGCCGTCGGTGATCGGCCAGTTCCAGTACCGGAACTTCCCGACCGGCTCCGTCTACGCCCAGGACGGCCTGCTCACCCTGAAGCAGCGCCGCCGCCACCAGGACGAGTACCAGGACTTCGTCGACGCCCTGGCGCGACACATCGTGCACACCGCGCGCGACCACGCCCTGCCCCGTCCGGCGCAGCGACCGGTGCTGGCCAAGGTGACCAGTGCCTTCGGCGAGCCGGCGCGGTCCGAGACGGGGGCGGGCCCGGCGGCGGCCGCCCCCACGCCCCGCGCGACCAGCGCCCGGCACGTCTACTTCGTCCTGGCCGCCGGCAGCTCCGCGGAGCTGGTCGGCAGCCGCCCCGGCACCGAGGAGCGCTACGGCGCGGTGTCCCGCGACTGGCGGCCGTACCAGCCGGAGGTGGACGCCCCGATCGGCAGCTGGGCCGGCGCCATCGCCACCACCAAGAGCTACGGCTGGACGGTGGAGGACGCGGTCGACCTGGCCGCCGTGCGCGACTGGGCCCGCGCGCACAACCAGATCGTCGTGCTGGTGGTGGACGTCTGGTCCGCCGACCTGCCGCGCTACCAGCTCAGCCTGGTGGGCTACGACCGGGAGGTCGAGTCGATCGCGCCGGTGCTGGTGCCGTGGACGGCCGCCGACGACGCCGCGGCGGGCGGCAACCGGCGGATGTGGGACACCCTCGCCCGGGTGCTGCCGCACCACGTGCTCCGCAACGACCGCGAGGTGTGGCGCACCGAGATCCCGACCTCCGCCCGGTTCCAGGAGGAGCTGGAGGGCGTGCTCGTGGTGGCGCAGGGCCGGATCTACCGCACGGGCACGGTCTACCAGGAGCC
- a CDS encoding SCP2 sterol-binding domain-containing protein, translating into MSDATTRFFDELGRHGHERLLRRTSGTIRFDLEHDNGVDHWLVVIRGGAVQVSRGKHEADTVVRTDTAFFERMARGEAKPLSAWLRNDITSEGQFKHIVLLERLFPPPPGARHPRSMAPGREPA; encoded by the coding sequence ATGTCCGACGCGACGACGAGGTTCTTCGACGAACTCGGCCGCCACGGGCACGAACGCCTGCTGCGCCGGACCAGTGGGACCATCCGCTTCGACCTCGAACACGACAACGGCGTCGACCACTGGCTGGTGGTGATCCGCGGTGGCGCCGTCCAGGTGTCCCGGGGAAAGCACGAGGCGGACACGGTGGTCCGGACCGACACGGCGTTCTTCGAGCGGATGGCGCGCGGGGAGGCCAAGCCGCTGTCGGCGTGGCTCCGCAACGACATCACCAGCGAAGGGCAGTTCAAGCACATCGTCCTGCTGGAGCGGCTCTTCCCGCCCCCGCCCGGGGCGCGGCACCCGCGGTCGATGGCACCCGGGCGGGAGCCGGCATGA